The genomic window CCGATCGTGCGCCGCACCATCTGCACGTGCCGGTACCGCCACTCCTGCATGCCCTCGTCCAGGTCCACCAGCTGCTCGCAGAGCAACGCGGGCCCGGCATCGTCCGCGTACACCCGCAGCAGGGTCGCCTGCAACTCCGCGGAGGGCTGCACCGGTTGCCGGACGTCGGACCGCTCGAGGACCGGGTAGCCACACACCCGCAGGTACGCACGGAACGAGTCGCACAGCGAGGGCCGCGACATCGCGTCCGCGATCCGCCGCCTGGCCTCGCTGCCCTCCGGGTAGTGCCGGAACACCTGCTCGTCCCGCCTGCCGAGCACGGCCTCCAGCTCCCGGAACTGCGCGGACTCGAAGCCACTCGCCGCGTCCAGCCTGGCCCGGAACCCGGCGAACTGGCTCGGCGTCATGGTCTCCAGCACATCGATCTGCGCCACCACCACCTTCAGCACGGTGAGCACCCTGCGCAGGCCGCGGGAGGCATGCGCGGTGTCCCCTGCGGCCAACCGGTCCTGCACGTAACCCAGCTCGTGCAGGATCTGCTTGAACCACAGCTCGTACACCTGGTGGATGACGATGAACAGCATCTCGTCGTGCTCGTCCGAACGCGGCCGCTGTGCCCCCAGCACCTCGTCCAGCGCGAGGTAGGACGTGTAGGTCAGCGCGGGGCTGTCGTTCATGGCTCGCCCGTCGTCGGCGCCGCCACGCTCGGC from Amycolatopsis cihanbeyliensis includes these protein-coding regions:
- a CDS encoding tryptophan 2,3-dioxygenase gives rise to the protein MNDSPALTYTSYLALDEVLGAQRPRSDEHDEMLFIVIHQVYELWFKQILHELGYVQDRLAAGDTAHASRGLRRVLTVLKVVVAQIDVLETMTPSQFAGFRARLDAASGFESAQFRELEAVLGRRDEQVFRHYPEGSEARRRIADAMSRPSLCDSFRAYLRVCGYPVLERSDVRQPVQPSAELQATLLRVYADDAGPALLCEQLVDLDEGMQEWRYRHVQMVRRTIGDKAGTGGSSGAAYLRTTLFTPAFPDLWAVRSKL